Part of the Bacteroidota bacterium genome is shown below.
GTCGTCGCGGACTGTCAGGAGCGTCGTCGTTCGCGTGCCGTAGGCAGGGCCTTCGATGAAGAGCGCGGAGAGCGTGCGCTCCAGGTCGAGGCCGACGCCGGTCGAGGGGAGTTGGCCGTCCGGCGCGGTGGCTGGGTTCCGCATGATCTCGAAGAGGGCCTCCTCGCCGGCTGCCCCGGCCTCGACCCATCGCTGGAATGCCTGCCCGCCGCGTGCGACCTTCGGCCAGGGCTCGCCGAGCGTGCCGTTCGAGAGGCCGTAGAAGCCGGGGCCGAGGGCACGCGGCGGCTCGGTGCTGGAGACGAACCACAGCGCCTCCGGCGAGCCGAGGAGGAGGTTGAACCCGCCGTACTCGTCTCGCTCAGCAGCGGCGCGGGCGGCGAAGTCCGCGGGAGCCTCGTCGCTGCGGAGGTAGTCGGCGACGAGGGCCCCGCGCGAGCGCGGGAAGTCCGAGCGCATCCACTGCGGCGCGCGGATGTTGGTGACGATCGCCCACCGGCCTTCGGTAGTGATACCGTGCCACGCACCGCCCGCCCGGAGGTCGCGCCCGGCGAGGACGCGCGGGGCATCGTCCCAGAACGCAGCCGACGCGGTCGGGCGCTCGTGCGCCTCGTCGCGGTTGGAGGCAACGATCAGCGGGTAGTGCGGGTGGACGCTGCGGGCGACGAAGAGGGTGCACATAGGAGGT
Proteins encoded:
- a CDS encoding NRDE family protein: MCTLFVARSVHPHYPLIVASNRDEAHERPTASAAFWDDAPRVLAGRDLRAGGAWHGITTEGRWAIVTNIRAPQWMRSDFPRSRGALVADYLRSDEAPADFAARAAAERDEYGGFNLLLGSPEALWFVSSTEPPRALGPGFYGLSNGTLGEPWPKVARGGQAFQRWVEAGAAGEEALFEIMRNPATAPDGQLPSTGVGLDLERTLSALFIEGPAYGTRTTTLLTVRDDDAVRFAERSFGPNGAATGAVEHDFQID